In one Plasmodium falciparum 3D7 genome assembly, chromosome: 14 genomic region, the following are encoded:
- a CDS encoding ferlin, putative, whose protein sequence is MRSISVGFTIYEAQNLEVDDKNLLDPLVVVRCCNNEYITKKKKKKYNAVNWEESHIWDRIILSEIEWNVSKIEFEVQSANILWRNDIIGVISFELKLIKNKRNHQIQGIYPILCKNGTEIRGQLRLKVMVCDENDYISNNNIFNDLTENNNENRIEDNEEIYNDLTKAVVEENLVTLRDEKSRFYYLYVNIHKIEDIYTDISKKEYRDLYITCDFNGCHLKSSQARNCINYTFNECFKIPIATPILDDSIILKIWDWNYLSNDELIAIGVLSFNQIKNECLNPTWLNLYGFHKKEFDLEKITNNYTNKNNSNNYYDICNDYNLLLEGNFYLGRICISSYVERINNFDNLNIAITQSCLAYDDPLYIPITLLCDVYLVTGILSKNIYVELTCGPHRKKTQCVSVNEMLQDVMGKQTNQKKKTKKKKIIKGIHNSYIDNEIVNNNYDNTIYTYNQKTNPLFTFDEILNLDNVFNKVTEKQQIIENNEHTEFYFSANKGKIENMKLCVVQEEYQQWDIIINVYEKVYNNSYHENNFLPSLLYNNEETKNDDYSKLTEYQKYQKKKEEIDQYEQNIPNHIDRRIAYYRMPLKNVLLYNEKISRCPIWIPLKNIPKNVQGDFNCMYNIFQNGSILLNLEKSFDVQLGINRRKKLIPVNYELRCYIYACRNVISHFNDSPNTFVHISCAGKMKITSLSLNSCNPVYLQCLKLNINILTDYSIGLPTIPLIIVTLYEFHNDTFYYIGRCYCNYDIYLKQSGNKYNFTEKGSKYNVVEQIKPKWIKLKGSKYTKAMYANNLWQHNGNDKRIMQEYLYEKQQELINNSTINKNNNNNNKKDNNNKKDNNNKKDNNNNNNNNYYYNSSNVYQYNDLLYGERVGDILLYFELVQSKDAMKFPIYPMITEIKKCTLSFFCMSLENLILMKKANFLKTLSFERNNKYQISTPIILLSITSYSSYGKKKNELMIKYEKTLKANTRIQLKNWKNSFNQQSFEMFSIENMNIDIPLDPIFDPILNIKVYNKKVKSKYFIGETNISLVPYLPWIKNIDEVLYYLQAHDDYSETINMKNIDNTFNIYKNKNAALVISAISLADCEDTLSLKEEINKYENDDDEAWKEIPLFNLDQENQKEDNKNTSSQHGNVTNNYDGYNNGAYEMGMYNMETYNIKNNDNNNNNNYNNYNNNSYNNNNYYYNNYAAPYTSYNNNVLQNDTRNNVRYNHSNNMMINNMYKNNIYNASQFGVINYNNYNNYYDKGNTLNFNNNNIHHFNKLSNNKFDSYLSRIQKDTYNIKYNNSIYKLFDDGIPEIIKLSYNVKNYPYIKILTSKYILNVHIPPRFILYVEGDKLNIEKFIKNINRVSVDGILENYLDDILIPSLPLIKKCNDISCDNNYNENKIEKQGIKFGCFEQFPFVEIIGGQIKCFTKIKYRNLESENMPLSLKDITNQNIFRNKFRGKNKIPLYLKIRVYVLRGIGLYGINNEYTANPYLIFSLGEKTSNLRNAFKRSNINPEFGCLWESEAIFPEDEILTISVYSAEDNYDKQINDIYIGSTEINLFDRWMSKEWRHMMKKNKIPVEYRPLYSNYIKHPKMVSSNNYNTMNSWNNIFSFFDIFNYLMTYTSPTKGNNNNNNDNNNNNSNIYGNHSLKDTHSNISFGNSQKRNNGILEMWVEIMDYEQSKKIPIHKMVPPKKTEIEIRIIIWRCTMLTNKDNINKTMDLTVTSELDCITYNGKNPTMQSTDVHYNCKTGTAIFNWRIVYPNITHPLNTCFLQLAAYNNNNVGVSEFLGEVNLELSKYIQKASQILNKFELDAELKLRKKTDTDHNKNTYNGYIQVTVQFIPQNKANIKPVGLGRDEPNRNPYLKTPDSGREWNDFMYSIGFNDIYKPFWNSLKLAFICLLVIWVFVLSFVYPSLLR, encoded by the coding sequence atgAGATCCATTTCTGTCGGTTTCACCATTTATGAAGCACAAAATTTAGAAGTTGACGACAAAAATTTATTAGATCCTTTAGTAGTTGTTCGTTGTTGTAATAATGAAtacataacaaaaaaaaagaaaaaaaaatataacgcTGTGAATTGGGAAGAAAGTCATATATGGGATAGAATTATTTTATCTGAAATTGAATGGAATGTTTCAAAAATAGAATTTGAGGTTCAGAGTGCTAATATTTTATGGCGAAATGATATAATAGGTGTAATATCATTTGAACTTAAACTTATTAAGAATAAAAGAAATCATCAAATTCAGGGGATCTATCCAATACTTTGTAAGAATGGTACCGAAATTCGAGGGCAATTGCGACTTAAAGTAATGGTATGTGAtgaaaatgattatataagtaataataatatttttaatgatttaacagaaaataataatgaaaacagAATTGAAGATAacgaagaaatatataatgactTAACAAAAGCTGTTGTTGAAGAAAATCTTGTAACTTTAAGAGATGAAAAAAGtcgtttttattatttatatgttaatatacataaaatagaAGATATTTATACCGATATAAGTAAAAAGGAATATcgagatttatatataacatgtgATTTTAATGGTTGCCATTTAAAATCTAGTCAAGCAAGAAATTGTATTAATTATACATTTAATGAATGCTTTAAAATACCTATCGCCACTCCTATATTAGATGATTCcataatattgaaaatatgGGATTGGAATTATTTATCAAACGATGAATTGATAGCCATAGGTGTATTGTCATTTaaccaaataaaaaatgaatgcCTTAATCCAACATGGCTCAATTTATATGGTTTTCACAAAAAAGAATTTGACTTggaaaaaattacaaataattatacaaacaagaataatagtaataattattatgatatatgtaATGATTACAATTTACTTTTAGAAGGGAATTTTTATCTAGGTAGAATATGTATCAGTAGTTATGTGGAAAGgataaataattttgataatCTAAATATAGCCATTACTCAAAGTTGTTTAGCATATGATGACCCATTATATATACCTATCACTTTATTATGTGATGTTTATTTAGTTACCGGAATTTTgtcaaaaaatatttatgtcgAACTAACATGCGGACCacatagaaaaaaaacacaatGCGTATCCGTCAATGAAATGTTACAAGATGTAATGGGTAAACAAacaaaccaaaaaaaaaaaacaaaaaaaaaaaaaattataaaaggtATACACAATTCATATATAGATAATGAaattgtaaataataattatgataatactatttatacatataatcaAAAAACTAATCCACTATTCACATTTGATGAAATACTTAATTTGGATAACGTTTTCAATAAAGTGACTGAGAAACAACAGAttattgaaaataatgaacataCAGAATTTTATTTTAGTGCTAATAAAGgcaaaatagaaaatatgaaattatgTGTTGTTCAGGAAGAATATCAACAATGGGATATCATCATAAATGTATATGAAAAggtttataataattcatatcatgaaaataattttcttccaagtcttttatataataatgaagagaCAAAAAATGATGACTATTCAAAATTAACTGAATATcaaaaatatcaaaaaaaaaaagaagaaattgatcaatatgaacaaaatatacCTAATCATATTGATAGAAGAATTGCCTATTATAGAATGCCATTAAAAAATgtacttttatataatgaaaaaatatctaGATGTCCTATATGGATtccattaaaaaatattccaaAAAATGTACAAGGTGATTTTAattgtatgtataatatttttcaaaatggttctatattattaaactTAGAAAAATCTTTTGATGTACAATTAGGAATaaatagaagaaaaaaattaatacctGTTAATTATGAATTAagatgttatatatatgcttgTAGAAATGTTATATCACATTTTAATGATTCTCCTAATACATTTGTACATATATCATGTGCAggtaaaatgaaaattacCTCTCTTTCTTTAAATTCATGTAATCCAGTCTATTTACAATGTctgaaattaaatattaatattttaacagATTATTCTATAGGCCTACCTACCATCCCTCTAATCATTGTCACATTGTATGAATTCCATAATGATACATTTTATTACATAGGAAGATGCTATtgtaattatgatatatatcttaAACAAAGTgggaataaatataattttactgAAAAAGGATCCAAATATAATGTAGTCGAACAAATTAAACCGAAATGgataaaattaaaaggaaGCAAGTACACAAAGGCAATGTATGCCAACAATTTATGGCAACATAATGGAAATGATAAAAGAATTATGCaggaatatttatatgaaaaacaaCAAGAACTAATCAACAATAGTACTATTaacaaaaacaataataacaataataaaaaagataacaataataaaaaagataacaataataaaaaagataacaataataataataataataattattattataatagtagtaatgtGTATCAATATAATGACTTATTATACGGTGAAAGAGTTGGAGATATTCTCTTATATTTTGAACTTGTTCAATCTAAAGATGCAATGAAATTTCCTATTTATCCTATGATTAcggaaattaaaaaatgcaCCTTATCCTTTTTTTGCATGTCTTTAGAAAATCtcatattaatgaaaaaggCAAATTTCTTAAAAACACTATCATTCGAacgaaataataaatatcagATATCAACCCCAATTATCCTTTTGTCTATTACATCTTATTCTTcttatggaaaaaaaaaaaacgaactcatgattaaatatgaaaaaacatTAAAAGCTAATACAAGgatacaattaaaaaattggAAAAATTCTTTCAATCAACAAAGTTTTGAAATGTTCTCAatagaaaatatgaatattgaCATTCCATTAGATCCTATATTTGATCCTATACttaatataaaagtatataacaaaaaagttaaatcaaaatattttattggaGAAACAAATATATCTCTTGTTCCATATCTCCCATggattaaaaatatagatgaagtcctttattatttacaagCTCATGATGATTATTCCGAAACAattaatatgaaaaacaTAGATAacacatttaatatatacaaaaataaaaacgcAGCTCTCGTCATATCAGCAATTTCATTGGCTGACTGTGAGGATACATTATCGTTGAAGgaagaaattaataaatatgaaaacgATGATGACGAAGCTTGGAAAGAAATACCTCTTTTTAATTTGGACCAAGAAAATCAAAAGgaggataataaaaatacatcaaGTCAGCATGGAAACGTAactaataattatgatggaTATAATAATGGTGCATATGAAATGGGAATGTATAATATGGAAacatacaatataaaaaataatgataataataataataataattataataattataataacaatagttataataataataattattattataataattatgcaGCTCCATATAcatcttataataataatgtactACAAAATGATACGAGAAATAATGTTAGGTATAATCATTCAAACAACATGATGAtcaataatatgtataaaaataatatatataatgcttCCCAATTTGGtgtaattaattataataattataataattattatgataaaggTAATACactaaattttaataataataacatacaCCATTTTAACAAATTATCAAATAACAAATTTGATTCATATTTGTCAAGAATTCAAAaagatacatataatataaaatataataatagtatatataaattatttgatGATGGTATTcctgaaataataaaattaagcTATAATGTAAAGAATtatccatatataaaaatattaacaagcaaatatattttaaatgtacATATTCCTCCaagatttattttatatgtagaaggtgataaattaaatattgagaaatttataaaaaatattaatcgTGTATCTGTTGATGGTATTTTAGAAAACTATCttgatgatatattaattcCTTCTCTAcctttaataaaaaagtgCAATGATATATCatgtgataataattataatgaaaataaaatagaaaagcAAGGTATTAAATTTGGTTGTTTTGAACAGTTTCCATTTGTTGAAATTATAGGTGGACAAATTAAATGttttacaaaaattaaatacagaAATTTAGAATCTGAAAATATGCCATTAAGtttaaaagatataacaaatcaaaatatatttagaaataaatttagagggaaaaataaaattcctttatatttaaaaatacgTGTATATGTGTTAAGAGGCATAGGATTATAtggtataaataatgaatatactGCAAATCCATATTTGATTTTTTCATTAGGAGAAAAAACTTCTAATTTAAGAAATGCTTTCAAACGTTCAAATATAAATCCAGAATTTGGATGTCTTTGGGAAAGTGAAGCTATATTTCCTGAAGATGAAATATTAACTATTAGTGTTTATAGTGCTGaagataattatgataaacaaataaatgatatatatattggatCAACtgaaattaatttatttgataGATGGATGAGTAAGGAATGGAGAcatatgatgaagaaaaataaaatacctGTTGAATATAGACCATTGTatagtaattatataaaacatccAAAAATGGTATCATCTAATAATTACAATACAATGAATAGTtggaataatattttttcattttttgacatatttaattatttaatgacCTATACATCACCAACAAAAggtaacaacaacaacaataatgataataataataataatagtaatatttaTGGAAATCATTCTTTGAAAGATACACATTCAAATATATCCTTTGGCAATTCACAAAAGAGAAATAATGGTATATTAGAAATGTGGGTAGAAATTATGGATTATGAACAATCCAAGAAAATACCTATACATAAAATGGTTCCACCAAAAAAAACAGAAATtgaaataagaataattatatggaGATGTACTATGCTAacaaataaagataatattaataaaactaTGGATTTAACCGTAACATCTGAATTAGACTGTATAACATATAATGGTAAAAATCCGACTATGCAATCAACCGATGTACATTATAACTGTAAAACAGGAACTGCTATATTTAATTGGAGAATTGTTTATCCTAATATTACGCATCCTTTAAATACATGCTTTTTACAACTAGctgcatataataataataatgttggAGTTAGCGAATTTTTAGGAGAAGTCAATTTAGAACTAtccaaatatatacaaaaagcatcacaaatattaaataaatttgaaTTAGACGCAGAACTTAAATTAAGGAAAAAAACAGATActgatcataataaaaatacttATAATGGATATATACAAGTAACTGTTCAATTTATTCCCCAAAATAAAGCTAATATAAAACCTGTAGGATTAGGTAGAGATGAACCAAATAGAAATCCTTATTTAAAAACACCTGATAGTGGAAGGGAATGGAACGATTTCATGTATTCCATAGgttttaatgatatatataagccTTTCTGGAATTCTTTAAAATTGGCGTTCATATGCCTTCTAGTTATATGGGTGTTTGTATTATCTTTCGTTTATCCGTCATTGTTAAGgtga
- a CDS encoding hemolysin III, with protein sequence MEFYKNFFSHFTNTFNSEYIFDLKGSTKIDDNEIASFIKSNDLCENDKKIVELYIEKKINKIMLIKYMERKNKTLFRGKIHLMLVFISPLWIFYMLYLSKTLTARIFTSIAVLCIFFNFFASFLLHNFEWKPKFFFIIEKMDHFGIFLMISGSLLPVQALLFNKIKLLFFISLQFFAILFGCLIVFFSCFSSGNRFIRSMIFTIAGLLHIIFIRDYVSLLYGKEFILLILLGVLYIIGAVIYSVKKPNIFPGILEFHEVFHICCLGSAVCTFVLNCSVIKRT encoded by the exons ATGGAATTTTATAAGAACTTTTTTTCACATTTTACAAACACCTTTAATagtgaatatatttttgactTAAAGGGTAGTACAAAAATTGATGATAATGAAATTGCGAGTTTTATTAAGTCTAATGATTTGTGTGAAAATGATAAGAAGATAgtagaattatatattgagaagaaaataaataagattatgttaataaaatatatggaaagaaaaaacaaaacattaTTTAGAGGAAAGATACATTTAATGTTAGTATTTATATCACCATTAtggattttttatatgttatatttatcaaaaacATTAACAGCAAGAATATTTACCTCTATAGCTGTACTAtgtattttctttaatttctttGCCTCCTTTTTACTTCACAATTTTGAATGGAAAcccaaatttttttttataattgaaAAGATGGATCATTTCGGAATTTTTCTAATGATTAGTGGATCCTTGTTACCAGTTCAAGCTTTAttgtttaataaaattaagttattattttttatttctcttCAGTTTTTTGCAATATTATTTGGATGCCTTATCGTTTTCTTTAGTTGTTTTTCATCGGGAAATAGATTTATAAGGTCCATGATTTTTACTATTGCTGGATTactacatattatttttattagagATTatgtatcattattatatggaaaggaatttattcttttaatacttctgggtgttttatatattataggaGCAGTTATATATTCTGTGAAAAAGCCAAATATTTTTCCAG gtATTTTGGAATTTCATGAAGTTTTCCATATTTGTTGTCTAGGAAGTGCTGTATGCACATTTGTCCTAAATTGTAGTGTTATTAAAAGAACATAA
- a CDS encoding AP-1 complex subunit gamma, putative, giving the protein MSIKLRDLIRNIRSCKTAAEERSVVAKECALIRTAFKEEDNIYRHRNVAKLLFINMLGYPTHFGQIECLKLIASNKFSFKRIGYLGLTILLDENTDILMLVTNSIKNDLRNSNQYINGLALCALGNIANSEMCSSLRYEILDMMNINNPYIKKKAAMCAIRILKKTNDIEELFLEKINNLLDDRNHGVLSAGISLMITLMEKKPQYKNILRGYTNKIVKILKSCVMSGYTHGAEYDIYGINDPFLQVKILKLLKYLNSDHVNNNENEKNTNYMNNMNNMNNMNNKNDEDNKTMCNINYEGATRSFSNTKSFNEQNDILDDTSLSSREKLINNKQPYSINDNMNKFNSMNIIHMDSMNNNIYDMEEVNSVLAQVATNTDSLKNVGNAILYECVKTITYISTDPGLLVLAVNVLGKFLQNNDNNIRYVGLCTLQKLLKKDPKTLHIYRNTIIECLKDQDISIRKKALDVAFALITKDSLKIMVKELLNYLLVADIEIKSDIVSNICVSVNKYAPNVQYLLDTYIKLFCLAGNFIQDHIKDDFIYYLLQNPEFHSYVVFKIFFSIKENLDQYALIQVGIWCIGEFGDLLIQGKNVGPDEELITVTHEDVFDLLDKIIIKYEQNHVKELHNINVKDPIHNILYNNKSLNMLEETLNNNNNNINGNNIITSNNNNNNNNNGLNNALICCNINDNMNNDDNNIILQYILMCLNKLTVRFPSHKSKIEKMIQKYKKNKCIEIQQRACEFHEFMNPQWDQIRDSILLRIPCNKKMNRKKQQQQQQQQQQQQNDDEEEPIYSDKNTDTLINKMGSIHTNNHNNSNNSYVVDLLDLDDVLGIQNTNNKNNDNMNKNINNNLTINENKLNNFNITNDPIKIGIPSVSKSEANINISSNTLNINDNNVQMGNKKNEDILADLFGNISLDKPKSNKPSESKEGGNNSLNLLLDDITTDNLDTLNLMDEKIKEKVQIQPLKIYDKNDIVIVFNFEKEYIDSEVTMIKAVYSNKSSILISSFVFEAVVPNYVKLEIFSASDKQLLPSEGNTIKQNLKIWNKLFKKKPVLMKVRLSYVKNNESFQDFINIGNFPNDL; this is encoded by the exons ATGTCCATTAAGCTAAGGGATTTAATACGAAACATTCGAAGCTGTAAAACAGCAGCTGAGGAAAGGTCGGTAGTAGCAAAAGAATGCGCATTAATTCGTACAGCTTTTAAAGAAgaggataatatatatcgACATAGAAATGTAgcaaaattattattcataaatatgTTAGGTTATCCTACTCATTTTGGACAAATTGAATGTTTAAAATTAATTGCTTCtaataaattttcatttaagAGGATTGGATATTTAGGCCTTACCATATTATTAGATGAGAATACAGATATTTTAATGTTAGTAACAAAttcaataaaaaatgatttaaGAAATAGTAATCAATATATTAATGGTTTAGCTTTATGTGCTTTAGGAAATATAGCCAATAGTGAAATGTGTTCCTCGTTAAGATATGAGATTTTAGATATGATGAATATTAATAATccttatataaagaaaaaggcAGCTATGTGTGCTATTcgaatattgaaaaaaactAATGATATtgaagaattatttttagagaaaattaataatttactAGATGATCGAAATCATGGTGTATTAAGTGCAGGTATAAGTTTAATGATAACattaatggaaaaaaaacctcaatataaaaatattttaagagGATATACAAATAAGATAGTAAAGATTCTTAAAAGTTGTGTTATGTCAGGATATACACATGGTGCtgaatatgatatatatggtaTTAATGATCCTTTTTTGCAAGTTAAAAttcttaaattattaaaatatttaaattctgatcatgtaaataataacgaaaatgaaaaaaatacaaattatatgaataatatgaataatatgaataatatgaataataaaaatgatgaagataataaaacgatgtgtaatataaattatgaaggCGCAACAAGAAGTTTTAGTAATACCAAAAGCTTTAATGAGCAGAATGATATTTTAGATGATACTTCTTTATCTTCAAgggaaaaattaattaataataaacagCCATATagtataaatgataatatgaataagtTTAATAGtatgaatattattcatatggattctatgaataataatatatatgatatggaAGAAGTAAATTCTGTTTTGGCACAAGTTGCTACTAATACGGattcattaaaaaatgtagGTAATGCTATATTATACGAATGTGTAAAGactattacatatatatctacTGATCCAGGTCTACTCGTTTTAGCTGTAAATGTATTAGGCaaatttttacaaaataatgataataatattagataTGTAGGTTTATGTACATTAcagaaattattaaaaaaggatCCTAaaacattacatatatatagaaatacaATTATTGAATGTTTAAAAGATCAAGATATAAGTATAAGGAAAAAGGCATTAGATGTTGCATTTGCTCTTATAACTAAAGattctttaaaaattatggtaaaagaattattaaattatttactaGTAGCAGATATAGAAATTAAAAGTGATATTGTGTCGAATATTTGTGTATCTGTTAATAAATATGCACCCAATGTACAATATTTAttagatacatatataaaattattttgtttagcTGGAAATTTTATACAAGATCATATAAAAGAcgattttatttattatcttttacaAAATCCAGAATTTCATTCATATgttgtttttaaaatatttttttcaatcaAAGAAAATTTAGATCAATATGCTCTCATTCAAGTAGGTATTTGGTGTATAGGTGAATTTGGGGATTTGTTAATTCAAGGAAAAAATGTAGGACCAGATGAAGAATTAATAACTGTTACTCATGAAGATGTTTTTGATTTATtagataaaattattataaaatatgaacaaaatcATGTTAAAGagttacataatataaatgtaaaggatcctattcataatattttatataataataaatcattgAACATGTTAGAGGAGAcactaaataataataataataatattaatggtaataacattattacaagtaataataataataataataataataatggacTTAATAATGCACTCATATGttgtaatataaatgataatatgaataatgatgataataatattatattacaatatattttaatgtgCTTAAACAAATTGACAGTACGATTCCCATCACATAAAAgcaaaattgaaaaaatgatacagaaatataaaaaaaataaatgtatagaAATACAACAAAGAGCCTGTGAATTCCATGAATTTATGAACCCACAATGGGATCAAATCAGAGATTCTATTTTATTACGTATAccatgtaataaaaaaatgaatagaaaaaaacagcaacaacaacaacaacaacaacaacaacaacaaaatgatgatgaagaggAACCAATATATAGTGATAAAAATACTGATACTTTGATAAATAAGATGGGTTCTATACATACAAATAACCATAATAATTCGAACAATTCATATGTAGTTGATTTGTTAGATCTGGATGATGTTTTAGGCATACAAAATacgaataataaaaataatgataatatgaataaaaatataaataataatctaaccattaatgaaaataagttgaacaattttaatattactaaTGATCCCATAAAAATCGGTATTCCCAGTGTATCAAAAAGTGAagcaaatataaatatttcatcTAACAcactaaatataaatgataataatgtgCAAATGGggaataaaaagaatgagGACATTTTGGCTGACTTGTTTGGCAATATTTCATTGGACAAGCCAAAAAGTAATAAACCAAGTGAATCAAAGGAGGGag gAAATAATTCATTGAATTTACTTTTGGATGACATAACAACGGACAACCTTGATACCTTAAAT TTAATGGATGAGAAGATAAAGGAAAAGGTTCAAATACAacctttaaaaatatatgacaaAAATGACATTGTAATTGTTTTCAATtttgaaaaagaatatatagaCTCTGAAGTTACAATGATTAAAGCTGtatattcaaataaatcTAGCATTTTAATATCATCCTTTGTTTTTGAa gcTGTTGTTCCTAATTATGTAAAGTTAGAAATCTTTTCTGCTTCAGATAAACAATTGTTACCATCAGAAGGAAATACAATAAAACAGAATCTTAAAATTTGGAATAAgttatttaagaaaaaaccTGTTCTTATGAAGGTTAGGTTATCTTATGTAAAGAATAATGAAAGCTTCCAAGACTTTATTAATATAGGAAATTTTCCTAATGATTTATAA